A single genomic interval of Dyella sp. GSA-30 harbors:
- a CDS encoding DUF1272 domain-containing protein translates to MLELRPTCEHCNKDLPPESSDAMICSFECTFCHSCVELLHNVCPNCGGGFTPRPVRPAHDWHGPYLGKYPATRKVTHQPVDLVAHAQLVAEVEDIPPERR, encoded by the coding sequence ACCTGCGAACACTGCAACAAAGATCTGCCGCCAGAGTCGTCCGACGCGATGATCTGTTCGTTCGAATGTACGTTCTGCCATAGCTGCGTCGAGCTGTTGCACAACGTCTGCCCGAACTGCGGCGGCGGATTTACACCCCGACCGGTGCGGCCGGCGCACGATTGGCATGGACCGTATCTGGGGAAGTATCCGGCCACCCGAAAGGTCACGCACCAACCGGTGGATCTGGTGGCGCATGCGCAGCTAGTGGCGGAAGTGGAGGATATTCCGCCGGAGAGGCGGTAG